The sequence below is a genomic window from Lentimicrobium saccharophilum.
GAAAGCAAAAAGAATTACTGAACCCGGAATATCACTGCTCATCTTTCAGGAAAGATTGTTTGGCACAAAGGTGTAAAAAAAAATGACATCTGCATAAGCCTGGTGAATCTATTATGATAATCCCGGAGTACAGCCAGATAAAGCATTCTCATGCCGGCAGGAGGGATTGGGCACTATTCAACGTCAGGAATATCGTTGAAATTGAAAAGTATCCGCCTTCCTTCAATAAAATCAAATAGTGTCAGTTTTCGTAATTCATAGAAACTGCGCCAGTAAGAAGAGAGGGATGCAATATAGCCCTGCTGGGCATTGTCTTTCTCTGTCTGGGCCAGATTCAGGTCAATAATACCGATCTTGCCGATCAGATAACGCTGCTTGGTTACTTCGTATCGCTTCACGGCAACGGTATCGCTTTTGGCGGCAATTTCAAGCTGTCCCCGCTGCATATTAAACTGCATCACTTTCAGAAAAATCTCCTGGTCGAAATCTATCATTTCCTGCTGAACGGCGGTACGTTCCAGTTCGCGGTCCGACTCGGCAAGTTTGATTTTCCCCCGGGTCAATCCCCAGTCGAGAATGGGCACCTGAATTCCAAGCACCAGCCTTTGCTGGTCCTGAGGATTTTTGTAGACCGTACTTAAGTCAGAGGAGCTTTGGGTCAGTCCGTATACTGCATACAGGTTGGCATTGAATCGGTTTTCAGCCTTTGCTTTATTCACCCCGCTTTCGGCAACAATCATCCTGCGTTCGAAGGCCAGGGCATCCGAGCGGTTTTCGCGTCCTTCATTCACGGCCAGTTGTGCATCGATCACGGGAGCTGCAGGAGCCGATGGAGCAATCAGTTGCAAGGATACATCTTCGGGAATACGAAGAAATGATTTCAGACTGAACATTTTCATTTCCACATCCAGGCTGGCACTTTCAACGGCTGCACGGGCATTGAGGAGGCTC
It includes:
- a CDS encoding TolC family protein, with the protein product MRSLRISLLFVLIISACGFAGAQTQVKVLTLPEVIEIAKRQSPDALAAQHRFRSSYWQYRNYKAGLMPMLTLDGTLPSLSRSIEKITTPEGDFFYERNLANYTAALSLSKNIGLTGGQIFLNSDLQRIDLFSDSTVTSYLSSPLNIGIRQPLFNYNPFRWARRVEPMRYNEAERRYIEDVEQVSISAVNLFFSLLDAQIRQKIQQINLANNDTLYQIARGRFNIGTIAENELLQIELSLLNARAAVESASLDVEMKMFSLKSFLRIPEDVSLQLIAPSAPAAPVIDAQLAVNEGRENRSDALAFERRMIVAESGVNKAKAENRFNANLYAVYGLTQSSSDLSTVYKNPQDQQRLVLGIQVPILDWGLTRGKIKLAESDRELERTAVQQEMIDFDQEIFLKVMQFNMQRGQLEIAAKSDTVAVKRYEVTKQRYLIGKIGIIDLNLAQTEKDNAQQGYIASLSSYWRSFYELRKLTLFDFIEGRRILFNFNDIPDVE